In one Novosphingopyxis iocasae genomic region, the following are encoded:
- the rpsC gene encoding 30S ribosomal protein S3: protein MGHKSNPIGLRLQINRTWDSRWFAEGHDYGRLLMEDLKIRQHIMATVPQAAISKVVIERPAKLCRVSVYAARPGVIIGKKGADIEKLRRALSAMTESDVSLNIVEIRKPEVDSKLVAQGVADQLIRRIAFRRAMKRAVQSALRLGAEGIKIVCAGRLGGAEIARTEWYREGRVPLHTLRANVDYAEAEALTAYGIIGIKVWIFKGEIMAHDPMATDRLMMEAQTSGVRPAR from the coding sequence ATGGGTCATAAGAGCAATCCGATCGGCCTTCGCCTCCAGATCAACCGGACCTGGGACAGCCGCTGGTTCGCCGAAGGCCATGACTATGGCCGTCTGTTGATGGAGGATCTCAAGATCCGTCAGCATATCATGGCAACCGTGCCGCAGGCCGCGATCAGCAAGGTCGTGATCGAGCGTCCGGCCAAGCTGTGCCGCGTGTCCGTCTATGCCGCACGCCCCGGCGTGATCATCGGCAAGAAGGGTGCGGACATCGAGAAGCTGCGCCGTGCGCTCAGCGCGATGACGGAAAGCGACGTGTCGCTGAACATCGTCGAAATCCGCAAGCCGGAAGTTGATTCCAAGCTCGTTGCGCAGGGCGTCGCCGATCAGCTGATCCGCCGTATCGCCTTCCGCCGCGCCATGAAGCGCGCCGTGCAGTCCGCGCTGCGTCTGGGTGCTGAAGGCATCAAGATCGTGTGTGCCGGTCGTCTCGGCGGTGCCGAGATCGCGCGTACCGAGTGGTACCGCGAAGGCCGCGTGCCGCTGCACACGCTGCGTGCGAACGTGGATTATGCCGAAGCCGAGGCGCTGACCGCCTATGGCATTATCGGCATCAAGGTTTGGATCTTCAAGGGCGAGATCATGGCCCATGATCCGATGGCGACCGACCGGCTGATGATGGAGGCACAGACCTCCGGCGTCCGTCCGGCCCGCTGA
- the rplV gene encoding 50S ribosomal protein L22, with amino-acid sequence MGQAKNPRRVEENEALAVGTMVKGSAQKLNLVAGLIRGRKVEDAMNVLQFSKKAMAEDVRKVLASAIANAENNHNLDVDALVVSEASVGKSIRMKRFRARARGRASQIIKPFSRIRIVVREQEEEA; translated from the coding sequence ATGGGACAGGCAAAGAACCCCCGCCGCGTGGAAGAGAACGAAGCACTGGCCGTCGGCACGATGGTCAAGGGCTCCGCGCAGAAGCTCAACCTGGTCGCTGGCCTGATCCGCGGCCGCAAGGTCGAGGACGCGATGAACGTGCTGCAGTTCTCCAAGAAGGCGATGGCCGAAGACGTGCGCAAGGTGCTCGCTTCTGCCATTGCGAACGCGGAGAACAATCACAATCTGGATGTCGACGCGCTGGTCGTGTCGGAAGCCAGCGTGGGCAAATCGATCCGCATGAAGCGCTTCCGCGCCCGTGCTCGTGGCCGCGCCAGCCAGATCATCAAGCCGTTCAGCCGCATCCGCATCGTGGTGCGCGAGCAGGAAGAGGAGGCCTAA
- the rplB gene encoding 50S ribosomal protein L2, whose translation MALKSYKPTSPARRGLVLVDRKGLHKGGPVKALTEGKRKTGGRNNKGHVTSRGIGGGHKQKYRVIDFRRRKWDVEATVERLEYDPNRSAFIALVTYTDGEQAYIIAPQRLNVGDKIVAGEKTDTKPGNAMLLSQMPVGTICHNIEMKPGKGGQIARSAGTYAQLVGRDRGMVIMRLNSGEQRYLHGNCMGTVGAVSNPDNSNTTLAKAGRNRWRGKRPLTRGVAKNPVDHPHGGGEGRTSGGRHPVTPWGKPTKGMRTRDRKKASNKMIIRSRHAKKKR comes from the coding sequence ATGGCGTTGAAGAGCTATAAACCGACCAGTCCGGCCCGCCGCGGCCTGGTGCTTGTCGACCGGAAGGGCCTGCACAAGGGCGGTCCGGTCAAGGCACTGACCGAAGGCAAGCGCAAGACCGGCGGCCGCAACAACAAGGGCCATGTCACCTCGCGCGGCATCGGCGGCGGTCACAAGCAGAAGTATCGCGTGATCGACTTCAGGCGTCGCAAATGGGACGTGGAAGCAACGGTCGAGCGTCTGGAATATGACCCCAACCGTTCGGCCTTCATCGCACTGGTGACTTACACGGACGGTGAGCAGGCTTACATCATCGCGCCGCAGCGTCTCAACGTCGGCGACAAGATCGTCGCTGGTGAGAAGACCGATACCAAGCCGGGCAACGCCATGTTGCTCAGCCAGATGCCGGTCGGCACGATCTGCCACAATATCGAGATGAAGCCGGGCAAGGGCGGCCAGATCGCTCGCAGCGCGGGCACGTACGCCCAGCTGGTCGGCCGCGATCGCGGTATGGTCATCATGCGGCTCAACTCGGGCGAGCAGCGCTACCTGCACGGCAATTGCATGGGCACGGTCGGCGCGGTTTCGAACCCCGACAACTCGAACACGACGCTGGCAAAAGCCGGTCGCAACCGCTGGCGCGGCAAGCGTCCGCTGACCCGCGGTGTTGCCAAGAACCCGGTCGATCACCCGCACGGCGGTGGTGAAGGCCGGACCTCGGGCGGCCGTCATCCGGTTACCCCGTGGGGCAAGCCGACCAAGGGCATGCGTACGCGTGACCGCAAGAAGGCGTCGAACAAGATGATCATCCGTTCGCGTCACGCGAAGAAGAAGAGGTAA
- the rplE gene encoding 50S ribosomal protein L5: MADYTPRLRKKYDEEIVKAMTEKFGYANRFAVPAIEKITINMGVGEGSQDKKKVQSALEEMQLIAGQKPVITMAKKSIAQFKLREGMPIGVKVTLRRERMFEFLDRLITIAMPRIRDFRGLNPKSFDGRGNFAMGLKEQIVFPEISYDAIDQVRGMDIIVTTSAKTDDEAREMLKLFGFPFPQDENQEKEAA, encoded by the coding sequence ATGGCTGATTATACGCCGCGCCTCCGCAAGAAGTATGACGAGGAAATCGTCAAGGCGATGACCGAGAAGTTCGGTTACGCCAATCGCTTCGCCGTGCCCGCGATCGAGAAGATCACGATCAATATGGGTGTTGGCGAGGGTTCGCAGGACAAGAAGAAGGTCCAGAGCGCTCTCGAGGAAATGCAGCTGATCGCCGGCCAGAAGCCGGTGATCACCATGGCGAAGAAGTCGATCGCGCAGTTCAAGCTGCGTGAAGGCATGCCGATCGGTGTGAAGGTTACCCTTCGCCGTGAGCGCATGTTCGAGTTTCTCGATCGTCTGATTACCATCGCGATGCCCCGCATCCGCGACTTCCGGGGCCTAAACCCGAAAAGCTTCGACGGCCGTGGCAACTTCGCCATGGGTCTGAAGGAGCAGATCGTGTTCCCCGAGATCAGCTATGATGCGATCGATCAGGTGCGCGGAATGGACATCATCGTGACGACGTCGGCCAAGACCGATGACGAAGCACGTGAGATGCTGAAGCTGTTCGGCTTCCCGTTCCCCCAGGATGAAAACCAGGAGAAGGAGGCAGCCTGA
- the rpsN gene encoding 30S ribosomal protein S14, whose translation MAKLSSINKNERRKKLVKKYSGQYAKLKAQANDQSLDESERLIARLKMAEIPRNGNPTRVRNRCETTGRPRAYYRKFRLCRIQLRDLANKGLIPGVTKSSW comes from the coding sequence ATGGCGAAACTGAGTTCCATCAATAAGAACGAGCGTCGCAAGAAGCTGGTGAAGAAGTATTCCGGCCAGTACGCGAAGCTTAAAGCGCAGGCGAATGACCAGTCTCTCGACGAGAGCGAGCGTCTGATCGCGCGTCTCAAGATGGCGGAAATTCCGCGCAACGGCAATCCGACCCGCGTGCGCAACCGCTGCGAGACTACCGGCCGTCCGCGCGCTTATTACCGCAAGTTTCGGCTCTGCCGTATTCAGCTGCGCGATCTGGCCAATAAGGGCCTGATCCCCGGCGTGACCAAGTCGAGCTGGTAA
- the rpmD gene encoding 50S ribosomal protein L30: MAKNENATIKVRQTGSPIRRPKQQRQTLAGLGLGKIGRTVELKDTPEVRGMIAKLPHMVEVVE; encoded by the coding sequence ATGGCTAAGAACGAAAACGCCACGATCAAGGTGCGCCAGACCGGATCGCCGATCCGCCGCCCGAAGCAGCAGCGCCAAACGCTCGCCGGCCTCGGCCTCGGCAAGATCGGCCGCACGGTCGAACTGAAAGACACCCCCGAGGTGCGCGGCATGATCGCCAAGCTTCCCCACATGGTGGAAGTGGTAGAATAA
- the rpsE gene encoding 30S ribosomal protein S5, with amino-acid sequence MADENQNEGAAKPGTTGEGNQPEAILDPKANQQTIENTRNDTGRQGARGRGRGGPGGGRDNRGGRGGRDDRRGGRGGRNQEEQGEELIEKLVHINRVSKTVKGGKRFGFAALVVVGDGQGRVGFGHGKAREVPEAINKATASAKKAMVRVPLKEGRTLHHDGNGRFGAGKVTIRTAPAGTGIIAGGPMRAIFESLGVADVVTKSVGTSNPYNMIRATFEALTDQTSPKAVAARRGKKVVDLLGRGGADQQTAEAEAAAVTE; translated from the coding sequence ATGGCTGACGAAAACCAGAACGAAGGCGCAGCCAAGCCCGGCACGACCGGCGAAGGCAATCAGCCCGAGGCGATCCTGGATCCCAAGGCGAACCAGCAGACGATCGAGAACACCCGCAACGACACCGGGCGCCAGGGCGCGCGTGGCCGTGGCCGCGGTGGTCCCGGCGGCGGACGCGACAATCGCGGCGGCCGTGGTGGACGCGACGATCGCCGTGGCGGTCGCGGTGGACGCAATCAGGAAGAGCAGGGCGAAGAGCTGATCGAAAAGCTCGTCCACATCAACCGCGTCTCCAAGACCGTGAAGGGTGGTAAGCGCTTCGGTTTCGCCGCTCTCGTGGTGGTCGGTGACGGCCAGGGCCGCGTCGGCTTCGGCCATGGCAAGGCTCGCGAAGTTCCGGAAGCCATCAACAAGGCGACCGCTTCGGCGAAGAAGGCCATGGTTCGCGTTCCCCTGAAGGAAGGCCGCACGCTGCATCATGACGGCAATGGTCGTTTCGGCGCCGGCAAGGTGACGATCCGTACGGCACCCGCCGGTACCGGCATCATCGCAGGTGGCCCGATGCGCGCCATCTTCGAAAGTCTCGGCGTGGCCGATGTGGTGACCAAGTCGGTCGGCACGTCCAACCCCTACAACATGATCCGCGCCACCTTCGAGGCGCTGACCGATCAGACCAGTCCCAAGGCGGTTGCGGCTCGCCGCGGCAAGAAGGTGGTAGACCTGCTCGGACGCGGCGGAGCGGACCAGCAGACGGCCGAGGCGGAAGCCGCGGCGGTCACGGAGTAA
- the rpsS gene encoding 30S ribosomal protein S19: MARSVWKGPFVDLYLLKKAEDAQEKSSRAPIKTWSRRSTILPQFVGLTFTVYNGQKFIPVSVNEDMVGHKLGEFAPTRTFHGHGADKKGKR, translated from the coding sequence ATGGCACGCTCCGTATGGAAAGGCCCGTTCGTCGATCTCTACCTTCTGAAGAAGGCGGAAGACGCGCAGGAAAAATCCAGCCGCGCACCGATCAAGACCTGGTCGCGCCGCTCCACCATCTTGCCGCAGTTCGTCGGCCTGACCTTCACCGTTTATAACGGCCAGAAGTTCATCCCTGTGTCCGTTAATGAGGACATGGTTGGCCACAAGCTGGGCGAATTCGCGCCGACGCGGACCTTCCACGGTCACGGCGCCGACAAGAAGGGCAAGCGCTGA
- the rpsH gene encoding 30S ribosomal protein S8, protein MALTDPLGDMLTRIRNGQQAKMDSVISPSSKLRQRVLDVLQREGYIRGYTAENIGRRSQHEGIRIELKYFEGQPAIQHVARVSKPGRRVYSGSQDLPRVRNGLGITIVSTPKGVLSDAEAREQNVGGEVLAEVF, encoded by the coding sequence ATGGCATTGACCGATCCCCTGGGCGATATGCTCACCCGTATCCGCAACGGCCAGCAGGCGAAGATGGACAGCGTGATCTCACCGTCCTCCAAGCTGCGCCAGCGTGTGCTCGACGTACTCCAGCGCGAAGGCTATATTCGTGGCTACACTGCCGAAAACATCGGCCGTCGCAGCCAGCACGAAGGCATTCGCATCGAGCTGAAATATTTTGAGGGCCAGCCCGCGATCCAGCATGTCGCGCGTGTCTCCAAGCCCGGCCGCCGCGTTTATTCCGGCAGCCAGGATCTGCCGCGGGTCCGCAACGGCCTCGGTATCACCATTGTCTCGACGCCCAAGGGTGTTCTGTCCGACGCGGAAGCGCGCGAGCAGAATGTCGGCGGCGAGGTTCTCGCGGAGGTATTCTGA
- the rplC gene encoding 50S ribosomal protein L3 — MRTGVIAKKMGMTRLFQEDGQHVPVTVLSLENCQVVGERREERDGYFAVALGAGERKAKNVNKPQREAFAKAEVTPKARVVEFRVDSEEGLLPVGATVTADHFVAGQMVDIQGRTQGKGFAGAMKRHGFGGLRATHGVSLSHRSHGSTGNRQDPGKVFKNKKMAGHMGDRVRTQQNLEIVRTDSDRGLIFVRGSVPGSKGAWLIVKDSVKVPMPEGLPFPGAMRRNADQFSHESADAGMIESAAEHERQAGPSDEEIAAAAAELERSQELQAEAQANAEKVENQPTDSDKPVDGEEKEG; from the coding sequence ATGCGCACTGGCGTGATCGCGAAAAAGATGGGGATGACCCGCCTCTTCCAGGAGGACGGCCAGCACGTGCCGGTCACCGTCTTGTCGCTAGAAAATTGTCAGGTCGTCGGCGAGCGCCGCGAAGAGCGTGATGGCTATTTTGCCGTCGCTCTCGGCGCGGGTGAGCGCAAGGCGAAGAACGTCAACAAGCCGCAGCGCGAAGCGTTTGCAAAGGCTGAAGTGACTCCCAAGGCGCGCGTCGTGGAATTCCGCGTCGACAGCGAAGAGGGTCTGCTTCCCGTTGGCGCCACCGTCACCGCCGACCATTTCGTCGCCGGTCAGATGGTCGATATTCAGGGCCGTACGCAGGGTAAGGGCTTTGCCGGTGCCATGAAGCGTCACGGTTTCGGCGGTTTGCGCGCAACGCACGGCGTTTCGCTCAGCCACCGTTCGCATGGTTCGACGGGTAACCGTCAGGATCCGGGCAAGGTCTTCAAGAACAAGAAGATGGCCGGTCACATGGGTGATCGCGTTCGGACCCAACAGAACCTCGAAATCGTCCGCACCGACAGCGATCGCGGTCTGATCTTCGTGCGCGGCTCGGTGCCCGGTTCCAAGGGTGCTTGGCTGATCGTCAAGGACTCGGTGAAGGTGCCGATGCCGGAAGGTCTGCCGTTCCCCGGTGCCATGCGCCGCAACGCGGACCAGTTCTCGCACGAGAGTGCCGATGCCGGCATGATTGAGAGCGCTGCCGAGCATGAGCGTCAGGCGGGTCCGTCTGACGAGGAAATCGCGGCGGCCGCCGCCGAGCTGGAGCGCAGTCAGGAGCTGCAGGCCGAAGCGCAGGCGAATGCCGAGAAGGTAGAAAACCAGCCCACCGACAGCGACAAGCCTGTCGATGGCGAAGAGAAGGAGGGCTAA
- a CDS encoding 50S ribosomal protein L23 yields MAKAKAKGDIDTRHYDVIVAPHITEKSTLLSENNAVVFKVAGTSTKPQIKAAVEALFDVKVERVNTMVQKGKTKRWKGQPYRRSDVKKAVVTLAEGQSIDVTTGV; encoded by the coding sequence ATGGCTAAGGCGAAAGCGAAAGGCGATATCGATACGCGTCATTACGACGTGATCGTGGCGCCCCACATCACCGAGAAGTCGACGCTTCTTTCCGAGAACAATGCGGTGGTCTTCAAGGTCGCCGGCACGTCCACCAAGCCGCAGATCAAGGCGGCGGTGGAAGCGCTGTTCGACGTGAAGGTCGAGCGCGTGAACACGATGGTCCAGAAGGGCAAGACCAAGCGCTGGAAAGGCCAGCCTTACCGCCGTTCGGACGTCAAGAAGGCCGTCGTTACCCTGGCTGAAGGCCAGAGCATCGACGTGACCACGGGAGTCTGA
- the rplF gene encoding 50S ribosomal protein L6 has protein sequence MSRIGKRPVALPSGVTAKMDGGQLSVKGPKGELSMPTLDLVTYDLNDNEVSITPVNQTKRARSFWGMQRTQVQNLVDGVTEGFIKVLEISGVGYRANVQGKTLKLQLGFSHDVDFAIPDGIDIKTPDQTTVEISGIDKQKVGQVAAEIRRWRKPEPYKGKGVKYRGEYIFRKEGKKK, from the coding sequence ATGAGCCGCATTGGTAAAAGGCCGGTCGCACTGCCTTCGGGCGTGACGGCGAAGATGGACGGGGGCCAGCTTTCGGTCAAAGGACCGAAAGGCGAGCTGTCCATGCCCACGCTCGATCTGGTGACATACGACCTCAACGATAATGAAGTCTCGATCACACCGGTGAACCAGACGAAGCGTGCGCGCTCCTTCTGGGGCATGCAGCGCACGCAGGTGCAGAACCTGGTCGACGGCGTCACCGAGGGTTTCATCAAGGTGCTCGAGATCAGCGGCGTTGGTTACCGCGCGAACGTTCAGGGCAAGACCCTGAAGCTGCAGCTCGGCTTCAGCCACGACGTCGATTTCGCCATCCCTGATGGCATCGACATCAAGACGCCGGATCAGACCACGGTCGAGATTTCCGGTATCGACAAGCAGAAGGTCGGTCAGGTTGCCGCCGAGATCCGCCGCTGGCGCAAGCCGGAGCCTTACAAGGGCAAGGGCGTGAAGTATCGCGGCGAGTATATCTTCCGCAAGGAAGGGAAGAAGAAGTAA
- the rpsJ gene encoding 30S ribosomal protein S10 has protein sequence METQNIRIRLKAFDHRVLDQATGDIADTARRTGALIRGPIPLPTRIEKFTVNRGPHVDKKSREQFEVRTYKRLLDIVQPTPQTVDALMKLDLAAGVNVEIKLA, from the coding sequence ATGGAAACGCAGAATATTCGCATTCGCCTCAAGGCCTTTGATCACCGCGTGCTCGATCAGGCGACCGGGGATATCGCCGATACTGCACGGCGCACCGGCGCCCTTATCCGTGGCCCCATTCCGCTGCCGACGCGTATCGAGAAGTTCACCGTGAACCGCGGTCCGCATGTCGACAAGAAGTCGCGCGAGCAGTTCGAGGTGCGTACATACAAGCGGCTGCTCGACATCGTGCAGCCCACGCCGCAGACGGTCGATGCGCTGATGAAGCTCGATCTCGCCGCCGGCGTGAACGTTGAAATCAAGCTGGCTTAA
- the rplX gene encoding 50S ribosomal protein L24: MGMAKIKKGDKVVVLAGKDKGRTGEVTQVMPKDGKLLVDGINVHARHRKPTQENPQGGIDRKPAPLHMSNVALADPKDGKPTRVRFEEKDGKRVRVAVKSGETIDG; encoded by the coding sequence ATGGGAATGGCCAAGATCAAAAAGGGCGACAAGGTCGTCGTACTCGCCGGCAAGGACAAGGGTCGCACCGGTGAAGTGACGCAGGTGATGCCGAAGGACGGCAAGCTGCTCGTCGACGGCATCAACGTGCATGCCCGTCACCGCAAGCCGACTCAGGAAAACCCGCAGGGCGGCATCGACCGCAAGCCGGCTCCGCTGCACATGTCGAACGTTGCGCTCGCCGATCCCAAGGATGGCAAGCCGACCCGCGTTCGTTTCGAGGAAAAAGACGGTAAGCGCGTTCGCGTCGCCGTGAAGTCCGGGGAGACTATCGATGGCTGA
- the rplN gene encoding 50S ribosomal protein L14 — MIQMQSTLDVADNSGAKRVQCIKVLGGSKRRTASVGDIIVVSVKEAQPRGRVKKGDVHRAVIVRTRKDVRRPDGSVIRFDGNAAVLVNNNQEPIGTRIFGPVVRELRAKRHMKIISLAPEVL; from the coding sequence ATGATCCAGATGCAATCCACTCTAGACGTCGCGGACAACAGCGGCGCCAAGCGCGTCCAGTGCATCAAGGTGCTGGGCGGGTCGAAGCGTCGTACCGCGAGCGTCGGCGACATCATCGTTGTGTCGGTGAAGGAAGCGCAGCCCCGCGGCCGCGTGAAGAAGGGCGACGTTCACCGTGCCGTCATCGTGCGCACCCGCAAGGACGTGCGCCGTCCCGACGGTTCGGTCATCCGCTTCGACGGCAACGCCGCCGTGCTCGTCAACAACAACCAGGAGCCGATCGGTACGCGTATCTTCGGCCCGGTGGTTCGCGAGCTGCGCGCCAAGCGCCACATGAAGATCATTTCGCTGGCTCCGGAGGTACTCTGA
- the rpsQ gene encoding 30S ribosomal protein S17, with product MPKRVLTGTIVSDKMDKTVVVLVERKVKHPLYGKIIRRSKKYSAHDEDNKFRTGEVVRIEETKPVSKNKTWRVVEQVGGRAEADAPAAVSEVVEPAEA from the coding sequence ATGCCCAAGCGCGTACTCACCGGCACCATCGTGTCGGACAAGATGGACAAGACGGTGGTCGTTCTCGTTGAGCGGAAGGTGAAGCACCCGCTCTACGGCAAGATCATTCGTCGTTCGAAGAAGTACTCCGCCCATGACGAGGACAACAAGTTCCGCACGGGTGAGGTGGTTCGCATCGAAGAGACGAAGCCCGTCTCCAAGAACAAGACCTGGCGCGTTGTCGAGCAGGTTGGCGGCCGCGCCGAGGCCGATGCGCCGGCGGCAGTGAGCGAAGTCGTCGAGCCGGCGGAAGCCTGA
- the rplP gene encoding 50S ribosomal protein L16 has product MLQPKKMKYRKAFKGRIKGKAPGGTTLNFGSYGLKAMEPERITARQIEAARRAITRHIKRQGRLWIRVFPDVPVSKKPAEVRQGKGKGSVEYWAARVKPGRILFELDGVAGPLAAEAFERAAMKLPIKTKVVARLGDESHLKG; this is encoded by the coding sequence ATGCTGCAACCGAAGAAGATGAAGTATCGCAAGGCCTTTAAGGGCCGGATCAAGGGTAAGGCGCCGGGTGGCACTACCCTGAATTTCGGCTCCTATGGTCTGAAGGCGATGGAGCCCGAGCGGATCACCGCGCGCCAGATCGAAGCGGCTCGCCGTGCGATCACGCGTCACATCAAGCGTCAGGGTCGCCTCTGGATCCGCGTCTTCCCGGACGTGCCGGTTTCCAAGAAGCCTGCCGAAGTCCGTCAGGGTAAGGGTAAGGGTTCGGTGGAATATTGGGCGGCGCGCGTGAAGCCCGGCCGTATCCTGTTCGAACTGGACGGCGTTGCCGGTCCGCTCGCCGCTGAAGCGTTCGAGCGTGCCGCGATGAAGCTGCCGATCAAGACCAAGGTCGTGGCCCGTCTGGGCGACGAATCGCACCTGAAAGGCTGA
- the rplO gene encoding 50S ribosomal protein L15: protein MKLNDLRDNDGARKSKMRVGRGIGSGKGKTSGRGQKGQKSRSGVAIKGFEGGQMPLHMRLPKRGFNNPFGKDYAEVNLGMVQKFIDAKKLDAGKDIDHAALKAAGLARGGKHGVRLLAKGELTTKAKFVVAGASKGAIEAVEKAGGSVQVIERKVNADGEAKKAKSDAKKAAKAKK, encoded by the coding sequence ATGAAACTGAACGATCTCCGCGACAATGACGGTGCCCGCAAATCCAAGATGCGCGTGGGACGCGGCATCGGATCTGGCAAGGGCAAGACCTCCGGCCGGGGCCAGAAGGGCCAGAAGAGCCGTTCGGGCGTCGCCATCAAGGGCTTCGAGGGCGGCCAGATGCCGCTCCACATGCGCCTGCCGAAGCGCGGCTTCAACAACCCGTTCGGCAAGGACTATGCGGAGGTCAATCTCGGCATGGTGCAGAAGTTCATCGACGCCAAGAAGCTCGACGCCGGCAAGGACATCGACCACGCAGCGCTGAAGGCCGCCGGTCTCGCGCGCGGCGGCAAGCACGGTGTGCGCCTCCTCGCCAAGGGTGAGCTGACCACGAAGGCCAAGTTCGTCGTGGCCGGCGCGTCCAAGGGCGCGATCGAAGCGGTCGAAAAGGCCGGTGGTTCGGTCCAGGTGATCGAGCGCAAAGTGAACGCGGACGGCGAGGCCAAAAAGGCCAAGAGCGACGCGAAGAAGGCCGCCAAGGCCAAGAAGTAA
- the rpmC gene encoding 50S ribosomal protein L29 codes for MSKQVEDFRAKSDDELQTELGQLKKEQFNLRFQNATGQMEKPARVREVRRSIARIKTLQTERTAKAASDKSA; via the coding sequence ATGAGCAAGCAAGTGGAAGATTTTCGCGCCAAGAGCGACGACGAGCTCCAGACCGAGCTCGGTCAGCTGAAGAAGGAGCAGTTCAACCTGCGCTTCCAGAACGCGACCGGCCAGATGGAAAAGCCCGCGCGTGTGCGCGAAGTGCGCCGCTCGATCGCGCGCATCAAGACGCTGCAGACCGAGCGGACGGCCAAGGCCGCGTCCGACAAGAGCGCCTGA
- the rplR gene encoding 50S ribosomal protein L18, translating to MAKMSLFQRRRARVRAKLRKQGLSRPRLSIHRTGQHIYAQVIDDKEGKTIASASSLDKGAKNKNAATSEGAAEVGKRVAEAAKKAGVTNVVFDRGGFLFHGRVKALADAAREGGLEF from the coding sequence ATGGCGAAAATGTCTCTTTTCCAACGCCGCCGGGCCCGCGTCCGTGCGAAGCTCCGCAAGCAGGGCCTTTCGCGTCCGCGCCTTTCGATCCACCGTACCGGCCAGCATATCTATGCTCAGGTCATCGACGACAAGGAAGGCAAGACCATCGCGTCCGCTTCCTCACTCGATAAGGGTGCGAAGAACAAGAACGCCGCCACCTCCGAAGGCGCTGCCGAAGTCGGCAAGCGCGTGGCCGAGGCTGCGAAGAAGGCGGGCGTGACGAATGTCGTGTTCGATCGCGGCGGCTTCCTCTTTCATGGCCGGGTCAAGGCGCTGGCGGATGCCGCGCGCGAAGGCGGACTGGAGTTTTAA
- the rplD gene encoding 50S ribosomal protein L4, protein MKLKVQTLDGKKAGNDIELSDDVFGLEPRADILHRVVTWQREKARGTARPTRERSDVARTGKKFGRQKGGGTARHGDRAAPIFIGGGKAHGARKRDFDPQLNKKVRALGLKMALSDKAKSDSIIILDTLEMKDAKTKALKDQAAGLGFGKRVLVIDGESVDAGFKKASANLFGINVMPAVGANVYDILRAETLVLTRAAVEKLEARFNG, encoded by the coding sequence GTGAAGCTGAAGGTTCAGACCCTCGACGGCAAGAAAGCCGGCAACGACATCGAGCTTTCCGACGACGTGTTCGGGCTCGAGCCGCGTGCCGATATCCTGCACCGCGTCGTCACCTGGCAGCGTGAGAAGGCGCGCGGCACCGCCCGCCCGACCCGTGAGCGCAGCGACGTCGCCCGCACCGGCAAGAAGTTCGGTCGCCAGAAGGGCGGCGGTACGGCTCGTCACGGTGACCGCGCTGCCCCGATCTTCATCGGCGGCGGTAAGGCTCACGGTGCGCGCAAGCGTGACTTCGACCCGCAGCTCAACAAGAAGGTCCGTGCACTCGGCCTCAAAATGGCGCTGAGCGACAAGGCCAAAAGCGACAGCATCATCATTCTCGACACGCTCGAGATGAAGGATGCCAAGACCAAGGCGCTGAAGGATCAGGCCGCTGGCCTCGGCTTCGGCAAGCGCGTTCTGGTGATCGACGGCGAAAGCGTCGATGCGGGCTTCAAGAAGGCTTCGGCCAATCTGTTCGGCATCAATGTGATGCCTGCGGTCGGCGCCAATGTTTACGATATCCTTAGGGCCGAGACGCTGGTGCTGACCCGCGCCGCGGTCGAGAAGCTGGAGGCGCGTTTCAATGGCTAA